The following are encoded together in the Monodelphis domestica isolate mMonDom1 chromosome 5, mMonDom1.pri, whole genome shotgun sequence genome:
- the EIF1B gene encoding eukaryotic translation initiation factor 1b, producing MSTIQNLQSFDPFADATKGDDLLPAGTEDYIHIRIQQRNGRKTLTTVQGIADDYDKKKLVKAFKKKFACNGTVIEHPEYGEVIQLQGDQRKNICQFLLEVGIVKEEQLKVHGF from the exons ATGTCCACTATCCAGAACCTCCAATCTTTCG ACCCCTTTGCTGATGCAACTAAGGGTGACGACTTACTCCCGGCAGGGACTGAGGATTACATTCATATAAGAATCCAACAACGAAACGGCAGAAAGACACTGACCACTGTTCAGGGAATTGCAGATGATTATGACAAAAAGAAACTTGTGAAAGCTTTCAAAAAG AAATTTGCTTGTAATGGTACTGTGATTGAACACCCTGAATACGGTGAGGTTATCCAACTTCAAGGTGACCAGAGAAAGAACATTTGCCAGTTCCTCTTGGAG GTTGGCATTGTCAAGGAGGAGCAGCTTAAGGTTCATGGTTtctaa